From a single Rodentibacter sp. JRC1 genomic region:
- a CDS encoding PLP-dependent aminotransferase family protein, translating to MEKLSYMLQKNSNTPLYLQLYRQIKRAIYTQSLQPGEKLPSKRRLCDYLQISQNTVENAYTQLLAEGYIESKPRSGFFVSFQSELNYPTEPFAKTTKKTTALSHPLFDFNPNRIDTDHFPLKHWRKCAGRPDKEWLNLGDHQGDLNLRQQIAQYLWASRGVNCEEEQIIIGSGVESCLQQLILLFQQIHPTMNWAMEPYGYANVEKLLTLYQKNIVKLPFQAENYQLDCNFLTEKNIQIAYLTPSHLYPFGHILPIGQRLQLLDWAAQQPDRYIIEDDYDSEFRYKGKPIPSLQSLDRQHKVIYLGSFSKLIMPSLRITFLVLPKALLNAYRQHCSFFNASVSRLEQQRLATFIQSGEFEKHINRMRKIYRRKMELLCELLSPYAEKIRYYGEHSGFYLLIELINDPRSLSVLTKIARQHQIKLYPIEYQQRKLFTLGFGHLSETNLKSGVETLLRAWQIA from the coding sequence ATGGAAAAACTCAGTTATATGTTACAAAAAAACAGCAATACCCCCCTTTATTTACAGCTTTACCGACAGATCAAGAGGGCGATTTATACTCAATCTTTGCAGCCGGGTGAAAAATTGCCCTCCAAACGACGGCTTTGCGACTATTTACAAATCAGCCAAAATACAGTGGAAAATGCCTATACCCAGCTATTAGCGGAAGGTTATATCGAATCCAAACCCCGTAGCGGATTTTTTGTCAGTTTTCAATCGGAGCTGAATTACCCGACCGAGCCTTTTGCCAAAACAACGAAAAAAACGACAGCACTTTCTCACCCGTTGTTTGATTTCAACCCTAACCGTATTGATACCGATCACTTTCCCCTTAAGCATTGGCGAAAATGTGCAGGTCGTCCGGATAAAGAGTGGCTTAATTTAGGCGATCATCAAGGCGATTTAAATTTACGCCAACAAATCGCCCAATATTTGTGGGCTTCACGAGGGGTAAATTGTGAGGAAGAACAGATTATTATCGGATCAGGGGTGGAAAGTTGCCTGCAGCAGTTGATTTTGCTGTTCCAACAAATCCACCCGACAATGAACTGGGCGATGGAGCCTTACGGCTACGCCAATGTTGAAAAATTATTAACTTTATATCAAAAGAATATCGTCAAATTGCCGTTTCAGGCGGAGAATTACCAACTTGACTGCAATTTTTTAACCGAAAAAAATATCCAAATTGCCTATTTAACCCCCTCTCATTTGTATCCATTTGGGCATATTTTGCCTATTGGACAACGCCTGCAGTTGCTTGATTGGGCGGCTCAACAGCCGGATCGCTACATTATTGAGGATGATTATGACAGCGAGTTTCGCTACAAAGGCAAGCCGATTCCTTCACTGCAAAGTTTGGATCGCCAGCATAAGGTGATTTATTTAGGCTCGTTTTCCAAATTGATTATGCCTTCGCTACGCATTACCTTTTTGGTGTTACCAAAAGCCTTGCTCAACGCTTATCGACAGCACTGCAGTTTTTTTAATGCCTCTGTCTCCCGTCTTGAGCAACAACGGCTGGCGACTTTTATTCAATCAGGAGAATTTGAAAAACACATCAATCGAATGCGGAAAATCTATCGCAGAAAAATGGAATTATTATGTGAATTACTTTCTCCTTATGCTGAAAAAATTCGCTACTATGGCGAACATTCAGGTTTTTATTTGTTGATTGAGCTAATCAATGACCCCCGCTCATTATCAGTATTAACCAAGATCGCTCGACAACATCAGATAAAACTTTATCCGATTGAATATCAGCAGCGAAAATTATTTACCCTTGGTTTCGGGCATTTAAGCGAGACAAACCTAAAATCGGGGGTTGAAACCCTTTTAAGGGCGTGGCAAATCGCTTAG
- the pdxS gene encoding pyridoxal 5'-phosphate synthase lyase subunit PdxS has protein sequence MTTQLGTDLVKRGMAQMQKGGVIMDVVNAEQARIAEAAGAVAVMALERVPSDIRAAGGVARMANPKIVKEVMEAVSIPVMAKARIGHIIEARVLEAMGVDYIDESEVLTPADEEFHLLKSEYTVPFVCGCRDLGEALRRIGEGASMLRTKGEPGTGNIVEAVRHIRKVNAQVRKVVNMSVDELMTEAKNLGAPFELLLQIKQLGKLPVVNFAAGGVATPADAALMMELGADGVFVGSGIFKSENPEKFARAIVQATTYYQDYDLIARLSEDLGEPMRGLEISKLNLQDRMQERGW, from the coding sequence ATGACAACACAATTAGGTACAGACTTAGTCAAACGTGGTATGGCACAAATGCAAAAAGGCGGCGTGATTATGGATGTGGTGAATGCGGAGCAAGCCCGCATTGCTGAAGCCGCTGGTGCGGTAGCAGTGATGGCGTTGGAGCGTGTGCCGTCTGATATTCGTGCAGCGGGGGGAGTGGCTCGTATGGCAAACCCGAAAATCGTAAAAGAGGTGATGGAAGCGGTTTCCATTCCCGTGATGGCGAAGGCGCGTATCGGGCATATCATCGAAGCTCGTGTGCTTGAGGCGATGGGCGTGGATTATATTGATGAAAGTGAGGTGTTAACACCCGCCGATGAGGAATTTCACTTACTGAAAAGTGAATATACCGTGCCGTTTGTGTGTGGTTGCCGTGATTTAGGCGAAGCTTTACGCCGTATAGGCGAGGGGGCATCAATGTTGCGTACTAAGGGTGAACCCGGTACGGGAAATATTGTGGAAGCGGTACGCCATATCCGTAAAGTTAATGCTCAAGTGCGTAAAGTGGTTAATATGAGTGTTGACGAGTTAATGACGGAAGCGAAAAACTTAGGAGCTCCTTTTGAATTATTATTGCAAATCAAACAGTTAGGTAAATTGCCTGTGGTGAATTTTGCTGCAGGGGGCGTGGCAACACCTGCCGATGCCGCCTTAATGATGGAATTAGGTGCAGACGGTGTGTTTGTCGGCTCGGGTATTTTTAAATCTGAAAATCCGGAAAAATTCGCTCGAGCAATTGTGCAAGCCACAACCTACTATCAAGATTATGATTTAATCGCTCGTTTATCGGAAGATCTCGGTGAGCCAATGCGAGGCTTAGAAATCAGCAAACTCAACCTGCAAGACAGAATGCAAGAACGGGGGTGGTAA
- the pdxT gene encoding pyridoxal 5'-phosphate synthase glutaminase subunit PdxT, with the protein MADYSQYTVGVLALQGAVSEHIAQIQALGAKAQAVKKAEDFAHLDALVLPGGESTAIGRLLHTSGLLDVVQNFNKPILGTCAGMILLAKEIEGEQTAHLGLMDIQVQRNAFGRQVDSFQTDLTIKGIDGTFPAVFIRAPLISKVSDQVEVLAEFNGEIVLARQGNRFACSFHPELTDDPRVMKLLLDAI; encoded by the coding sequence ATGGCGGATTATTCCCAATATACCGTTGGCGTGTTGGCACTGCAAGGGGCGGTAAGCGAGCATATTGCTCAAATTCAAGCCCTTGGAGCGAAGGCACAAGCGGTCAAAAAAGCAGAGGATTTTGCACATCTTGATGCCCTTGTGTTACCCGGTGGAGAAAGTACAGCGATTGGGCGATTACTCCATACCAGTGGTTTACTTGATGTGGTACAGAACTTTAATAAGCCCATTTTGGGCACTTGTGCGGGAATGATTTTACTTGCGAAAGAGATTGAAGGCGAACAGACGGCTCATCTTGGCTTAATGGATATTCAAGTACAACGCAATGCCTTTGGGCGGCAAGTAGATAGCTTTCAAACGGATCTTACCATTAAAGGTATTGATGGTACATTTCCTGCCGTGTTTATTCGAGCGCCGTTAATCAGCAAGGTATCTGATCAAGTTGAAGTATTGGCAGAATTTAACGGTGAAATCGTGCTGGCTCGGCAAGGAAATCGCTTTGCTTGTTCATTTCATCCGGAACTGACCGATGATCCTCGTGTAATGAAATTATTACTTGATGCTATTTAA
- a CDS encoding Bax inhibitor-1 family protein produces the protein MQSRIIVDSRSESLLSTHKVLRNTYFLLGLTMAFSAVVAYISMAMNLPYPNIIVLLVGFYGLLFITHRLADRPAGILAAFAFTGFMGYTIGPILNVYVANGMEDLIMLAFAGTAIVFFACSAYVLTTKKDMSFLATAMFALFIVLLLGMVASFFFQMSALSLAISALFVVFSTMTILYETSNIIHGGETNYIRATVSIYVAIYNLFLSLLRLLSIFSNSND, from the coding sequence ATGCAATCACGCATTATTGTTGACTCAAGAAGTGAATCCTTATTAAGCACTCATAAAGTGCTTCGTAATACTTACTTCTTACTTGGGCTGACAATGGCATTTTCGGCGGTTGTCGCCTATATTTCTATGGCAATGAACCTGCCTTATCCGAATATTATTGTGTTGTTGGTAGGTTTTTACGGCTTACTTTTCATCACCCATCGTTTGGCTGATCGTCCTGCCGGTATTTTAGCGGCGTTTGCTTTCACCGGTTTTATGGGATACACCATCGGGCCGATTTTGAATGTGTACGTGGCAAACGGTATGGAAGATTTAATTATGTTGGCATTTGCCGGCACCGCAATCGTGTTTTTTGCGTGTTCCGCTTATGTATTGACAACGAAGAAAGATATGTCATTCCTTGCAACGGCAATGTTTGCACTCTTCATCGTACTTTTATTGGGAATGGTGGCGAGTTTCTTCTTCCAAATGTCGGCATTATCACTTGCGATTAGTGCGTTATTCGTTGTGTTTTCAACCATGACGATTTTGTATGAAACCAGTAATATCATTCACGGTGGTGAAACGAATTACATCCGCGCAACCGTAAGCATTTACGTTGCAATTTATAATTTGTTCTTGAGTTTATTGAGATTACTTTCGATTTTCTCAAATAGTAACGATTAA
- a CDS encoding TIGR01777 family oxidoreductase — MNIFITGGTGLIGQALIPALLNKQHQITLLTRSKEKARQIFPQKTVKFLTALSSLSNLDEFDVVINLAGEPIFAKRWSNSQKVKLFNSRITLTQQLVTLINAGDNPPRFISASATGIYGDKADQLITEKTATVHNTFTAQLCQAWENAALQAKTKVCLLRTGMVFSPKGGALAKMLPLYQWNLAGRLGSGKQYWAWIALEDAVKGILFLIEHLESEGVYNLVSPHPVTNQSLNQQLAKALNRYAVFPVPTFILKLILGERAKMLLESQKVFPEKLLSSGFTFQYENLFQYLTALFVKK, encoded by the coding sequence ATGAATATTTTTATTACCGGTGGAACGGGATTAATCGGACAAGCATTAATCCCCGCTCTTTTAAACAAGCAACATCAAATCACGCTTTTGACACGTTCCAAAGAAAAAGCACGTCAAATCTTTCCTCAAAAAACAGTGAAATTTTTGACCGCACTTTCTTCCCTAAGCAATTTGGATGAATTTGATGTGGTGATTAATCTTGCCGGAGAGCCTATTTTTGCCAAACGTTGGAGCAACTCACAAAAAGTAAAATTATTTAATAGTCGTATAACTCTCACTCAACAACTCGTTACATTAATAAATGCAGGGGATAATCCACCTCGATTTATTTCAGCTTCCGCAACCGGTATTTATGGCGATAAAGCCGATCAATTAATTACGGAAAAAACCGCCACCGTTCATAACACATTCACCGCACAGCTTTGCCAAGCTTGGGAAAATGCCGCATTACAAGCAAAAACAAAAGTTTGTTTACTTCGTACCGGTATGGTGTTTTCACCCAAAGGAGGGGCGTTAGCGAAAATGTTGCCTTTATATCAATGGAATTTGGCCGGACGATTAGGGAGCGGGAAACAATACTGGGCGTGGATTGCTCTAGAAGATGCAGTAAAAGGAATATTATTTTTGATTGAACATCTCGAATCCGAAGGTGTTTATAATCTTGTCTCTCCGCATCCGGTAACAAATCAAAGCCTTAACCAACAACTTGCCAAAGCATTAAATCGTTATGCCGTCTTTCCTGTGCCGACATTTATATTAAAGCTGATTCTCGGTGAACGAGCAAAAATGTTATTGGAAAGCCAAAAGGTTTTTCCTGAAAAACTGCTTAGTTCAGGGTTTACTTTCCAATATGAAAATCTATTCCAATATTTGACCGCACTTTTTGTTAAAAAATAA
- the argR gene encoding transcriptional regulator ArgR, which yields MDNLTKVFKELLSQERFSSQSEIVEALKNQGFSGINQSKVSRMLSKFGAVRARNTKMETVYCLPNELSVPATSSPLKNLVLDIDHNEVLIVIKTTPGAAQLIARLLDSIGKTEGILGTIAGDDTIFVTPTQHTDISTLIEHIQSLFESSL from the coding sequence ATGGATAATTTAACCAAAGTATTTAAAGAATTATTAAGCCAAGAACGTTTTAGCTCTCAAAGTGAAATCGTTGAAGCATTAAAAAATCAAGGATTTAGTGGAATCAATCAGTCTAAAGTATCACGTATGCTAAGTAAATTCGGTGCAGTACGTGCACGCAATACTAAGATGGAAACGGTTTACTGCTTACCCAATGAACTTAGTGTACCTGCCACAAGCAGTCCGTTAAAAAATCTTGTTTTGGATATTGATCATAATGAAGTATTAATTGTCATTAAAACCACACCCGGTGCCGCACAGCTTATTGCCCGTTTATTGGATTCTATCGGTAAAACGGAAGGCATTCTCGGCACCATTGCCGGTGATGATACGATTTTTGTAACGCCCACTCAGCATACCGATATCTCAACACTCATTGAACATATCCAATCTCTTTTTGAAAGCTCGCTCTAA
- the mdh gene encoding malate dehydrogenase: MKVAVLGAAGGIGQALALLLKLQLPAETELSLYDIAPVTPGVATDVSHIPTAVKVSGFSGEDPTPALEGADVVLISAGVARKPGMDRSDLFNINAGIVRGLIEKVATTCPKACIGIITNPVNTTVAIAAEVLKKAGVYDKRKLFGVTTLDVLRSETFVAELKNLNVSRTTVPVIGGHSGVTILPLLSQVPYAEFSAEEIAPLTKRIQNAGTEVVEAKAGGGSATLSMAQAAARFARSLVKGLSGETVVECTYVEGDGKYARFFAQPVRLGKDGVEEILPIGPLSEFEQQALETMLPTLRADIELGEKFING; this comes from the coding sequence ATGAAAGTTGCAGTATTAGGTGCTGCCGGCGGTATTGGTCAAGCATTAGCGTTATTATTGAAATTACAATTACCCGCAGAAACCGAATTATCTCTGTACGATATTGCGCCCGTTACCCCGGGTGTCGCAACCGATGTAAGCCATATTCCAACTGCGGTAAAAGTAAGCGGTTTTTCCGGTGAAGATCCGACCCCGGCACTTGAAGGGGCTGATGTGGTATTAATTTCTGCCGGTGTTGCCCGTAAACCGGGAATGGATCGTTCGGATTTATTTAATATCAATGCCGGTATTGTTCGTGGTTTAATTGAAAAAGTGGCGACAACTTGCCCGAAAGCTTGTATTGGTATTATTACCAACCCTGTAAACACCACCGTTGCGATTGCGGCAGAAGTATTGAAAAAAGCCGGTGTTTATGACAAACGTAAATTATTCGGTGTAACGACGTTAGATGTACTTCGTTCAGAAACTTTTGTTGCAGAATTGAAAAATTTAAATGTATCCCGTACGACCGTACCTGTTATCGGTGGTCACTCGGGCGTAACTATTCTCCCATTACTTTCCCAAGTGCCTTATGCGGAATTTAGTGCAGAAGAAATCGCACCATTAACAAAACGTATCCAAAATGCAGGTACGGAAGTGGTGGAAGCAAAAGCTGGCGGTGGTTCGGCGACCCTTTCAATGGCGCAAGCGGCGGCACGTTTCGCCCGTTCTTTAGTGAAAGGTTTAAGCGGTGAGACCGTAGTGGAATGTACTTATGTCGAAGGGGATGGCAAGTATGCCCGTTTCTTCGCTCAGCCGGTTCGTTTAGGTAAGGACGGGGTAGAAGAGATTCTTCCAATCGGTCCGTTAAGTGAATTTGAACAACAAGCATTGGAAACTATGTTACCGACATTGCGTGCAGATATTGAATTAGGCGAAAAGTTCATCAACGGCTAA
- a CDS encoding ComEA family DNA-binding protein, protein MKSLKSLLGLTALVIAFSSSALANESSLTSLKKEAVTNANSIVKNQKESITANKTDVMEKVTGTKEKVADTIKSTKASTKEKIDNLKEKSKSLKSSDSGSTKAKVTEKLNSTKEKATMAKDKIASSAKININKADAATLQKLSGIGERKAQAIVDYRNKVGKIKNVSELSKIEGIGDVTIEKIAPYLTF, encoded by the coding sequence ATGAAATCTTTAAAATCTTTGCTCGGTTTGACCGCACTTGTGATTGCATTTTCCAGTTCTGCATTGGCGAATGAAAGCTCGCTTACTTCTTTAAAAAAAGAAGCGGTAACCAATGCTAATTCAATAGTAAAAAATCAGAAAGAAAGTATTACAGCAAATAAAACGGATGTGATGGAAAAAGTAACCGGCACGAAAGAAAAAGTGGCGGATACCATAAAATCAACTAAAGCGTCTACAAAAGAGAAAATCGATAACCTAAAAGAAAAATCGAAATCCCTTAAATCATCAGATTCCGGCTCAACAAAAGCAAAAGTAACCGAAAAGTTAAATTCAACAAAAGAAAAAGCGACAATGGCAAAAGATAAAATTGCCTCAAGTGCTAAAATCAATATCAACAAGGCGGATGCTGCGACCTTGCAAAAACTTTCCGGCATTGGTGAGAGAAAAGCACAGGCGATTGTTGATTACCGTAATAAAGTGGGCAAAATTAAAAATGTTTCGGAATTATCAAAGATTGAAGGAATAGGCGATGTTACCATTGAAAAAATCGCACCTTATTTAACGTTCTAA
- the sucA gene encoding 2-oxoglutarate dehydrogenase E1 component, which produces MQQNKTFDEWLATTALGGANQAYIEELYERYLDDPDSIDSSWRTTFDLLPKSTTPEQAHSPVRDYFRRLARENKAEAVTVIDPEASAKLVKVLQLINAYRFRGHLEAKLDPLDYYRWKVSNVPELDYRYHGFTEQDLNETFNINHYVYKRDTIKLAELNDMLKETYCGSIGLEFMHVQDMEQKMWLQEKLESRLNKPLFTQDEKINFLNELTAADGLERYLGAKFPGAKRFSLEGSDAFIPLMKEIIRHAGKQGVKDIVMGMAHRGRLNMLVNVLGKKPENLFDEFAGKHSGDRTGDVKYHQGFSSDFAVGDNHVHLTLAFNPSHLEIVSPVVIGAVRSRQTKKNDTDRSKVLAVTVHGDSAVAGQGIVQETLNMSNARGYTVGGTIRIVINNQIGFTTSNPNDTRSTEYCTDIAKMIQAPIIHVNGDDPEAVAFAARMAVEYRNLFKRDIFIDLISYRRHGHNEADEPLATQPMMYSIIKKHPTPRKVYADRLVAEGVITEDQATEMMNLYRDALDNGDRVVAEWREMDTAKMDWLQYLNYDWTSPYESKFPQDRFITLAKRVCEYPESLRAHPRVEKIYNDRKAMYQGERLLDWGMAETMAYATLLDEGTNVRLSGEDAGRGTFFHRHAVVHNQNDGTGYVPLTHLHANQGRFEVWDSVLSEESVLAFEYGYATTDPKTLTIWEAQFGDFANGAQIVIDQFISSGEQKWGRMCGLVMLLPHGYEGQGPEHSSARLERYLQLCAEQNMQVCIPSTPAQVYHMLRRQALRKMRRPLIAISPKSLLRHPLAVSNIDELINGSFQTVIGELDALDPKGIKRVVMCSGKVYYDLLEQRRANNQTDVAIIRIEQLYPYPHDDVKKALEPYLHVKDYVWCQEEPLNQGAWYSCKHNFDSSIPEDVKLKYAGRSASASPAVGYMSLHTKQQKQLVEEALTL; this is translated from the coding sequence ATGCAACAAAACAAAACCTTTGATGAGTGGTTGGCGACAACTGCATTAGGCGGAGCAAATCAGGCCTATATCGAAGAATTATATGAACGTTATTTAGATGATCCGGATTCGATTGATAGCAGTTGGCGCACTACCTTTGATTTGTTGCCTAAATCAACGACACCGGAACAGGCTCATTCTCCGGTTCGTGATTATTTCCGCCGTTTGGCACGAGAAAATAAGGCTGAGGCTGTAACGGTTATTGATCCTGAAGCCAGTGCAAAATTAGTTAAAGTCCTTCAATTGATTAATGCTTACCGCTTCCGAGGACATTTGGAAGCAAAACTTGACCCTCTTGATTATTACCGTTGGAAAGTTTCTAACGTACCTGAATTAGACTATCGTTATCACGGCTTTACCGAACAAGATCTTAACGAAACCTTCAATATCAATCATTACGTTTATAAACGCGACACCATTAAACTTGCCGAATTAAATGATATGCTGAAAGAAACCTACTGCGGTTCTATCGGTTTAGAATTTATGCACGTGCAGGATATGGAACAAAAAATGTGGCTTCAAGAAAAATTAGAAAGCCGCCTAAATAAACCGCTCTTTACTCAGGATGAAAAAATTAATTTCCTTAATGAATTAACGGCAGCGGACGGCTTAGAACGTTATCTTGGTGCAAAATTCCCGGGGGCAAAACGTTTTTCTTTGGAAGGAAGTGATGCGTTTATTCCATTAATGAAAGAAATTATTCGCCACGCCGGTAAACAAGGCGTGAAGGATATTGTGATGGGAATGGCACACCGTGGACGTTTAAACATGTTAGTGAATGTGCTTGGTAAAAAACCGGAAAATTTATTTGATGAATTTGCCGGGAAACATTCCGGTGATCGTACGGGAGATGTGAAGTATCACCAAGGTTTTTCTTCTGATTTTGCGGTGGGCGATAACCATGTGCATTTAACGCTTGCATTTAACCCGTCTCATTTGGAAATTGTAAGTCCGGTGGTTATTGGGGCAGTGCGTTCACGCCAAACGAAGAAAAACGACACGGATCGTTCCAAAGTATTAGCTGTAACGGTACATGGCGATTCCGCAGTGGCAGGGCAAGGCATCGTTCAAGAAACCTTAAATATGTCTAATGCACGTGGCTATACAGTGGGTGGAACAATCCGCATCGTCATCAATAACCAAATCGGCTTCACGACTTCCAATCCTAACGATACCCGTTCTACGGAATACTGTACCGACATTGCAAAAATGATCCAAGCTCCGATTATTCACGTAAATGGTGATGATCCTGAGGCGGTGGCTTTTGCAGCCCGTATGGCGGTGGAATATCGTAATTTATTTAAGCGTGATATTTTCATTGATTTAATTTCTTATCGCCGTCATGGTCATAATGAAGCGGACGAACCTTTAGCAACCCAGCCGATGATGTATAGCATTATCAAAAAGCACCCGACTCCACGCAAAGTCTATGCCGATCGCTTAGTGGCGGAAGGGGTGATTACTGAAGATCAAGCAACGGAAATGATGAATTTATACCGTGATGCATTGGATAATGGGGATCGTGTGGTGGCTGAATGGCGTGAGATGGATACGGCAAAAATGGATTGGTTGCAATATCTTAATTACGATTGGACATCGCCTTACGAAAGTAAATTTCCACAAGATCGCTTCATTACACTCGCTAAACGTGTGTGTGAATACCCTGAAAGTTTACGTGCCCATCCCCGCGTTGAAAAAATTTATAACGACCGTAAAGCGATGTATCAAGGCGAGAGATTACTTGATTGGGGTATGGCGGAAACTATGGCATACGCTACTTTGCTTGATGAGGGAACGAATGTGCGCTTATCCGGTGAAGACGCAGGCCGTGGTACGTTTTTCCACCGCCACGCCGTGGTACATAATCAAAATGACGGTACGGGCTATGTGCCGCTTACCCACTTACACGCAAATCAAGGTCGCTTTGAAGTATGGGATTCCGTTTTATCGGAAGAATCCGTGCTTGCTTTTGAATATGGTTATGCAACAACCGATCCTAAAACCCTCACGATTTGGGAAGCACAATTCGGTGATTTTGCGAATGGCGCACAAATTGTGATTGACCAATTTATTAGTTCAGGCGAGCAAAAATGGGGCAGAATGTGCGGTTTAGTGATGTTGTTACCACACGGTTACGAAGGGCAAGGCCCGGAACATTCCTCAGCCCGTTTAGAACGTTATTTACAATTATGTGCAGAGCAAAATATGCAGGTGTGTATCCCATCTACACCGGCACAGGTTTATCATATGTTACGCCGTCAAGCACTGCGTAAAATGCGCCGTCCGTTAATTGCTATTTCACCGAAATCCTTATTACGTCATCCGTTGGCCGTATCAAATATTGATGAATTGATCAATGGTTCATTCCAAACGGTAATCGGTGAATTAGATGCCCTTGATCCGAAAGGTATAAAACGAGTTGTGATGTGTTCCGGTAAAGTGTATTACGATTTATTGGAACAGCGCCGAGCCAATAACCAAACCGATGTCGCGATTATTCGGATTGAACAACTTTATCCTTATCCGCACGATGATGTGAAAAAAGCGCTTGAACCTTATCTACATGTAAAAGATTATGTATGGTGTCAGGAAGAACCGCTTAATCAAGGTGCTTGGTACAGTTGTAAACATAACTTCGATAGCTCGATTCCTGAAGATGTGAAACTTAAATATGCAGGTCGCTCGGCTTCGGCATCGCCGGCAGTGGGTTATATGTCATTACACACCAAGCAGCAAAAACAGCTGGTAGAAGAGGCTTTAACGCTATAA
- the odhB gene encoding 2-oxoglutarate dehydrogenase complex dihydrolipoyllysine-residue succinyltransferase — MTIEILVPDLPESVADATVATWHKKVGEAVKRDEVLVEIETDKVVLEVPAQSDGIVAEILEAEGATVVSKQILGKLSTAQAGDMSTATVKETNEPTPADRQKSAIENSNNNAMDQGPAIRRLLAEHDLDAAQIQGSGVGGRLTREDIEREIAKRDVQKARQEVATEQNTISTVAYSSRSEKRVPMTRLRKRVAERLLEAKNSTAMLTTFNEVDMQPIMNLRKQYGEKFEKQHSVRLGFMSFYIKAVVEALKRYPEVNASIDGDDIVYHNYFDISIAVSTPRGLVTPVLRNCDKLSMAEIEKQIKALAEKGRDGKLTVEDLTGGNFTITNGGVFGSLMSTPIINPPQSAILGMHAIKERPIALNGEVVIRPMMYLALSYDHRLIDGRESVGFLVAIKELLEDPTRLLLEI, encoded by the coding sequence ATGACAATCGAAATTCTTGTTCCCGATTTACCGGAATCCGTTGCTGATGCCACGGTTGCAACGTGGCATAAAAAAGTAGGGGAGGCAGTAAAACGTGATGAAGTTTTAGTCGAAATTGAAACGGATAAAGTCGTGTTGGAAGTTCCCGCACAATCGGACGGTATCGTTGCAGAAATTTTAGAGGCTGAAGGTGCAACGGTAGTGAGTAAGCAAATTCTTGGCAAACTTTCTACCGCTCAAGCCGGTGATATGAGTACGGCGACAGTGAAAGAAACAAATGAACCCACACCGGCGGATCGCCAAAAATCGGCGATTGAAAATAGTAACAATAATGCAATGGATCAAGGCCCGGCAATTCGCCGTTTATTGGCGGAACATGATCTTGATGCTGCACAAATTCAAGGCTCAGGTGTCGGAGGTCGTTTAACCCGTGAGGATATTGAACGGGAAATTGCAAAACGTGATGTACAAAAGGCAAGACAAGAAGTCGCAACCGAGCAAAATACAATTAGTACCGTGGCATATAGTTCGCGTTCTGAAAAACGCGTGCCGATGACCCGCTTACGCAAGCGTGTTGCGGAACGTTTATTAGAAGCAAAAAACAGCACGGCAATGCTCACCACTTTCAATGAAGTGGATATGCAACCGATTATGAACTTGCGTAAACAATACGGTGAGAAGTTTGAAAAACAGCATAGTGTGCGTTTAGGTTTTATGTCGTTCTATATTAAAGCTGTTGTGGAAGCGTTAAAACGTTATCCTGAAGTAAATGCTTCCATTGATGGTGATGATATCGTGTACCACAACTATTTTGACATCAGCATCGCGGTTTCTACGCCACGTGGTTTGGTCACACCGGTATTACGCAACTGCGACAAACTCAGTATGGCGGAAATTGAAAAGCAAATTAAAGCCTTAGCGGAAAAAGGTCGTGACGGTAAATTAACCGTAGAAGATTTAACCGGCGGTAATTTCACCATCACCAACGGTGGTGTTTTCGGTTCTTTAATGTCTACACCGATCATCAATCCGCCACAAAGTGCGATTCTTGGAATGCACGCGATTAAAGAACGTCCGATCGCCTTAAACGGCGAAGTCGTTATTCGCCCGATGATGTATTTAGCCTTATCCTATGATCACCGTTTAATTGACGGTCGAGAGTCAGTCGGTTTCCTTGTTGCGATCAAAGAATTATTGGAAGATCCGACAAGATTATTATTGGAAATTTAG